From the genome of Desulfovibrio porci, one region includes:
- a CDS encoding PSP1 domain-containing protein has translation MSIFGVKFRALGQTNYFSGPPELRRGDHVLIEADQGLTLAEVVSGPLESLPGSEERDLPSILRQAGPAEEDTGRENATLAREATFFCRQCIRDRRLDMKLVDVEVFFDRSKLIFYFTAPARIDFRDLVKDLVREYRARIELRQIGVRHETQMVGAVGNCGMVCCCRRYLRKFAPVTIRMAKEQNLFLNPAKISGICGRLLCCLSYEQENYDHFHRNCPRLGKKYQTDRGGMKVLRANMFRNSLSVLTENNEELELSLDEWQALAPHRPEPQQQGGQPKQAAKPRQGDGLLVVSVTPDTVEDPGLFDDLLPPAESGRAGEAEQPPAAGSAENREERGDAPSPPGEPGKSRRKRRRKPSQRPENG, from the coding sequence ATGTCTATATTCGGTGTTAAATTCCGCGCGCTCGGGCAGACGAACTATTTTTCCGGACCGCCGGAGCTCAGGCGCGGCGACCACGTCCTGATTGAGGCCGATCAGGGCCTGACCCTGGCTGAAGTGGTTTCCGGTCCGCTGGAGAGCCTGCCCGGCTCTGAAGAGCGGGACCTGCCTTCCATTCTGCGGCAGGCGGGGCCCGCGGAAGAAGACACCGGCCGGGAAAACGCGACTCTTGCCCGCGAGGCCACGTTTTTTTGCCGCCAGTGCATCCGCGATCGCCGTCTGGATATGAAGCTGGTGGACGTGGAAGTGTTTTTTGACCGCAGCAAGCTGATTTTTTACTTTACCGCGCCCGCGCGCATCGACTTCCGCGATCTGGTCAAGGATCTGGTGCGCGAATACCGTGCCCGTATCGAGCTGCGCCAGATCGGCGTGCGGCATGAGACCCAGATGGTGGGCGCAGTGGGCAATTGCGGCATGGTCTGCTGCTGTCGGCGCTATCTGCGCAAATTCGCGCCGGTGACCATCCGCATGGCCAAGGAACAGAACCTCTTTCTCAATCCCGCCAAAATTTCCGGCATCTGTGGCCGTCTGCTTTGCTGCCTTTCCTACGAGCAGGAAAATTACGATCATTTCCACCGCAACTGCCCGCGTCTGGGCAAAAAATACCAGACCGACCGGGGCGGCATGAAGGTGTTGCGGGCGAACATGTTTCGCAACTCCCTGTCCGTGCTCACGGAAAACAACGAGGAACTGGAGCTGAGCCTGGACGAATGGCAGGCTCTGGCGCCCCATCGTCCCGAGCCGCAGCAGCAGGGCGGTCAGCCCAAGCAGGCAGCCAAGCCCCGCCAGGGCGATGGCCTGCTGGTGGTTTCCGTAACGCCCGACACGGTGGAAGACCCCGGCCTGTTTGACGATCTCTTGCCCCCCGCCGAAAGCGGGCGGGCTGGGGAGGCGGAGCAGCCGCCTGCGGCCGGTTCGGCGGAAAACCGGGAGGAAAGAGGCGACGCGCCAAGTCCACCCGGCGAGCCCGGCAAAAGCCGCCGCAAGCGTCGGCGCAAGCCGTCACAACGCCCGGAAAACGGGTAG